AACTGTATAACGTCGTTTCCGCACTTCATGCCAGAGGTACTTGGCCTTTGGACCAAGGTATAAAGTGTCAATCTGCTTCATTAGCTTCACAGCGTGAGCAATGCCTTTTACTAGACTTCTATATGGGATGTAAGGTGCAAGACGATGATCTTCCCAAATTGGAGGAAGAGTTTTGTGGCTTATATAATTGTTTCTTTTCTCTCGAAACCTTTGATCAACGACGAAGGACTCGAAGTCGGAGACCTCAGTGGAAAGATTCTTGAGCTTAATGCTAACAAAATAGAAGTTGATTTGTCCGACCTTGCGTTCACCCAATTCTGATAGGCGCGAGGTAATTTCATCGGCAAATTTCTTGCACAAGAAATTCAATCTTTGCAACTCAGGATTCTGGATGTCGTTTTCAGGAATATCAGTCCGAAGTTCTTGAGCTTGGATTTCAAAATTCCTCAGAAATATCCAAGCGGTTATTATTTCGCCAACCTCCCCCCTAAGACTGCCTATCAGGTTGGATGGTTCGGTGGTATGAAGTTTCAGCTTCTCTCTGCCCAATGATAATTACTCCGTATGAATGATTCTACATTGTGAGAAACAATGTGAAGAATGTATGCGCAAACCACGCCGTTATTTTCCGGCTAAGGAGCAGAGCACATATAGTCTTTCCCTCAATTATCGGACAGTCCAAATAGCTCAGTATGTTGGGCGAACATTAAGGGCGCGATGGAATGCAGGATGAATAAACAACTTCATGCCTGAGTGCAGATCTTCGGGCACTAGATTGCCCTCTGGTAGAAATGAATACTTAATGCTGTTCTTGCCACGCTCTTTAACACCAAGGAACCCAACTACATACAACACATTAATCATTCTTAGTTTTATTTCGGGAAACGCGCTGTCACCAGAGTCAAGGAAGATTTGCACCATCTGATCGAGCCAGTTAACAGTTTGCGCCTGATTCTTCACGACATCGAAAATCTCTTCGATGAACTTCCCAAGAGCCTCGTTAGAAATGTCGCTCGTCGAAAATGGAGATTCAAAATTTGAAAACAAACCGAAGACCTTGTCTAAGGATGGATAATTCTCCCTCCATTCATCAAACACTGAATCCAATCTGGATTTGGAATACTCCAGCTCTGCTGATTTAATTGTGTCCCATCCGAATGCCGTTTTTCCGACAGAGCTCTTAAAGCAAATGTTCAAGAAGTGAATTAGATCCCTCGGTCGGAGGAACGTTCTGTCCAAAATATAAGTCATTCCATCTTCACGATACTTTGATTTATGCGGAAGGATGTCCTGGTGAGAGACCTTTTCGGATGATGTATATTGCCCAGTCAGGAGCTGGTCAACGCGAAGATCTATTAGCTCTGTTAACTCTTCAGGTGTCCAAAATAGTTGAAGATATAACGGATCATATTTTTCCCTTTGAGGGCCGCGCTTTCCCTGACTGCGCAGAATCTTTTCGAGAATGTTCTCACGAAGCGCAATGACTACTTTCACGTTTTTGATTCTGTGACTGAAGTCGGTAACAGTGTCCAGCAAAGCCTTTATCAGGTCGTACACGACTGACTGGTCTACCCAATCCTTATCCAGATCATCGATCAAGAGAAAATACTTCTTTTGTACGTCGGTGAAAATATCAGTTTGCATCAAATTCAAAAGATCATTCAGTTCCACAATCTGAATTGAATTCACTGCGGATTGGGCCTTCTTGAGAATCTCCGCCTTTTGTTCGATGCTCGAGCTGCTTGTACTCTCGGCATTTGCCGTGATAGCCTTGATGTCGCAGCCCATCTCGGCAGATATTTTATCTTCGAGCTTCTGGGTGATCTCTTTCACTCTGTATTCTGTGGTTTCGAAAAATGAGCCCGTCCATTCCACAAGATACTCGATCGCTTTGCGTTTTTTCTTATTCTTGCCGAAATATGAGAAAATGCTGGAGAGAAATTTGTTTTGGCTTTCTTCGTCTTCGAGTTGATAACGACTCTTCAGAAGCTCTACCGTGAAGATATGTTTCCATAGAAGCTTGTAAAACAAGTCGAGATGGACTCCCAATTGATTGAGATACTGCAGTATAGTCGAGTTACTCAGATATTGCAGAGAAAGAGCCTCCGGATCGATACTGACAATATTCCAATCTTTTTTCTTCAACTCATTAATGATTGCGGTTTTTCCCGTTCCGGTTCTGCCGAGAATGATCCGCTTTGGATCCTCCATGTCTTCCAGGTTCTCAATCTGACCAGTGTCGAGGAAGCAAGTTTTCAAAAAGCGATCATTTTCCGCCGCAATACTTCCGATGTCGACATTCTTGCGAAACTTCAAGTGCGGTATTTGCTGGGCCATATTGTTTCCGAAATTAGGATGTTGATGCCTGGCGTAGACTAAACGAGGATTTCTCTAGCGTCCAGGAGGGAGATGAAAAAAAGAGTCCATAGACGCATCCATGACGGGTCTATTGTTTGCACAGCTCCCATGTGCGGGCTCCCCAGTTAAGTGTAAGGGAAGGTAGAAATAAGCGCGGGGAATGTCAAAGCGGGGTAAGAGTGATGCCCCATTTTTTCCAAGAGTCTCGTACGCGATCATATTTCCTTGCGGCAGCGTCCTTAAAAGGACCATCAGACAGCAACGACGAGATTAATATGTATGGCGTCGCTATCAATGCAAAGATGGGTAATAAGACAATCCAGCAAAAGATCCCAAAGATGAATTCGATAATTACCGTCATCGCAATCGTGTTCTAGTGCAAGGTATCGATACGCTTTGCAAAAGCAAAATCATTCACCATTGCTCGAAGTGGCTGGCGGTGATGTGTCCTATTGTGATCGGAGGACCAAGCCAATTTCTTTCGATATCATGCCTTCAAAATTTACGTTTGGATCGAAGCCTACGTGTTTGTATCGGATCTTTCCATTCTGGTCGATGATAAATAACGTTGGTATTCCTTCCACGTTGTACATGGTTGAGATATCGATGATGTTGCAAAGAACAGTCAATGTATATTTATTCTTATCAAGAAATTCTCTCACTACTGATGAGTCCAAGTCTGTACTTACAGCGAGGAACACAATGTCTGGATCGTTCTTAAGAGAATCAGCGAGCTTTTGAAGATGTGGTAGTTCCGCAACGCACGGACCACACCATGTAGCCCAAAAGTCCAGAACGACCATCTTTCCCCTATAATCTTTGAGAGAATGATTTATTCCTTTCAGGTCTGGCAAGGTAAAGTTATTTGCCTCTTTTGCGGTTCTTAACTGGGCAGCCGAAATCGCGGAATCGATATTTACGATTCTTTTTTCCGGTATTGCCACTCTAAGGTTTGATTCTCGTCCCGCCAAGCTTTCCACAGCCGATCGCACTTCAGGATCCTCCTTAATTGAAAGGCTCGAGGTGTAAGCTGAGATCGCATCTTTGGGTTTCCCCAACCTTTCGTATGTCTTCCCCAATTGAAAGCGAATATCCGCCTCAGCCCATTCTGCTTTTCCCATGGCAGCTTGAAACTCTTCAATTGCCTTCTTATAATTCCCAAGTTTGAAGTGCGCCTTGCCACAATCACCTCGATATTTGGCGGCCATGGATTTTGACAGCCCGTTGAGCGTAGTCTCCGAGGTTTTACCGAAGGCGTGATAGCCGAACATGTTCTGCGGGGTGTTCAATGAGATCGCCTTTTTAAAGTATTCAAAGGCGAGGGGTGTTTCCTTGTCCATAGAAATCAGACGCTTCGCAAAATAATCAAAAAGGTCTGGGTCGGGACTGTTCGACTTTCCCACTTCCCGTGCCACTTTGATCGCTTCAACCGTATCTTTTCGTGAAATATAAAATCGATACAGATCCTGCCATGCTTGACTTGGAGCTCTTCGATCGTCTATCGGAGCTGAAGAGCGAATTGCGTTTCTGGCGAAATTAACTGCTCTCGCTGAATCGCGTCGAGCGTAAAGAGAGAACAATTGGGTTGTGATTGCAAACTGAGGTACATAGCTTGGATCATTCATTCGATAAGCATCTTCGAACAGCTTTATTTTCTCACCCTCGTCCGCCGTGAGCAGCGCCAGGTTATAATACGCTACTGACACATGGACCGAATCAGGATAGTGTTCGACGAGATAATGCAGAAGCTCGTTCCGTTGGTCGGTTTTGCCTATCGCCTCCAGAAGCCCCTGCTTTTCCAATAAGAGGTCAATGGAATTTGGGAGATGTTGTAATCCGATAGTTAGGAGACTCTCCGCATCGGCATATTCTTTGTTATACATGAAGAGCCCGATTAGGCTGTTATAGGCCCGGACAAAGGTGGGGTCAATCGAAATAGCTTTTTCTAGCTCTTCTTGTCGTTTCTCTTTGGCCTCGATAATCAATGATAATAGATAATGATAGAGCGAAGCTTGGGGATGGGTTTCGACTAACTTATGATATTCTCCTAGAACAGCTTCCTTATGTTCGAAATAAAAATATTCCACGTCTTGATACTTTTCGTGAGCGTCCAAGAACAGCGGATCGATGC
This region of Bacteroidota bacterium genomic DNA includes:
- a CDS encoding ATPase — translated: MAQQIPHLKFRKNVDIGSIAAENDRFLKTCFLDTGQIENLEDMEDPKRIILGRTGTGKTAIINELKKKDWNIVSIDPEALSLQYLSNSTILQYLNQLGVHLDLFYKLLWKHIFTVELLKSRYQLEDEESQNKFLSSIFSYFGKNKKKRKAIEYLVEWTGSFFETTEYRVKEITQKLEDKISAEMGCDIKAITANAESTSSSSIEQKAEILKKAQSAVNSIQIVELNDLLNLMQTDIFTDVQKKYFLLIDDLDKDWVDQSVVYDLIKALLDTVTDFSHRIKNVKVVIALRENILEKILRSQGKRGPQREKYDPLYLQLFWTPEELTELIDLRVDQLLTGQYTSSEKVSHQDILPHKSKYREDGMTYILDRTFLRPRDLIHFLNICFKSSVGKTAFGWDTIKSAELEYSKSRLDSVFDEWRENYPSLDKVFGLFSNFESPFSTSDISNEALGKFIEEIFDVVKNQAQTVNWLDQMVQIFLDSGDSAFPEIKLRMINVLYVVGFLGVKERGKNSIKYSFLPEGNLVPEDLHSGMKLFIHPAFHRALNVRPTY
- a CDS encoding redoxin domain-containing protein, with translation MSIRIVFLSIALFLFFTAKQYSFTDEQAVSHYKKGIELLNQSDWNNAGQEFKKAISIDPLFLDAHEKYQDVEYFYFEHKEAVLGEYHKLVETHPQASLYHYLLSLIIEAKEKRQEELEKAISIDPTFVRAYNSLIGLFMYNKEYADAESLLTIGLQHLPNSIDLLLEKQGLLEAIGKTDQRNELLHYLVEHYPDSVHVSVAYYNLALLTADEGEKIKLFEDAYRMNDPSYVPQFAITTQLFSLYARRDSARAVNFARNAIRSSAPIDDRRAPSQAWQDLYRFYISRKDTVEAIKVAREVGKSNSPDPDLFDYFAKRLISMDKETPLAFEYFKKAISLNTPQNMFGYHAFGKTSETTLNGLSKSMAAKYRGDCGKAHFKLGNYKKAIEEFQAAMGKAEWAEADIRFQLGKTYERLGKPKDAISAYTSSLSIKEDPEVRSAVESLAGRESNLRVAIPEKRIVNIDSAISAAQLRTAKEANNFTLPDLKGINHSLKDYRGKMVVLDFWATWCGPCVAELPHLQKLADSLKNDPDIVFLAVSTDLDSSVVREFLDKNKYTLTVLCNIIDISTMYNVEGIPTLFIIDQNGKIRYKHVGFDPNVNFEGMISKEIGLVLRSQ